A genomic window from Candidatus Schekmanbacteria bacterium includes:
- a CDS encoding DoxX family protein yields the protein MKKLPLYLARILLSAIFIISGIMKILDMEGTMKYMQANGMPFTMFFLICAIILELSGGILILTGKYEKIGARILILFLVPTTLIFHTDFSQRMQVIQFLKNSAIIGGLFAVISKEGKIENND from the coding sequence CTGAAAAAACTTCCTCTTTATTTGGCGCGAATTCTCCTTTCTGCAATCTTTATAATATCTGGAATTATGAAGATCCTCGATATGGAAGGGACAATGAAATATATGCAGGCAAATGGAATGCCTTTTACTATGTTTTTTCTCATATGCGCCATCATACTTGAGCTTTCAGGAGGCATTCTTATCCTTACAGGAAAATACGAAAAAATTGGAGCAAGAATCCTTATCCTTTTTTTAGTACCTACTACATTGATTTTTCATACAGATTTCTCCCAAAGAATGCAGGTAATTCAGTTTCTCAAAAACTCTGCCATAATAGGCGGGTTATTCGCCGTGATATCAAAAGAGGGAAAAATAGAAAATAACGATTAG
- the queF gene encoding NADPH-dependent 7-cyano-7-deazaguanine reductase QueF encodes MKYGEEEIRKSKLERWENPSPERKYKIFIQSKEFTCLCPRSGYPDFATIKVTYIPKKYIVELKSFKLFLNKFRNEYISHEKAANTIYDELKKLLKPEYIEVRAEFNPRGNVETVITISSDDEKKGRSKR; translated from the coding sequence ATGAAGTATGGCGAAGAAGAAATCAGGAAATCAAAGCTCGAGAGATGGGAAAATCCTTCACCAGAAAGAAAATATAAAATATTTATCCAATCAAAGGAGTTTACCTGTCTATGCCCGCGCTCAGGTTATCCTGATTTTGCAACAATCAAGGTAACATACATCCCAAAAAAATATATTGTAGAACTCAAATCCTTTAAGCTCTTTTTAAATAAATTTCGCAACGAATATATCTCCCATGAAAAAGCCGCAAACACCATATATGATGAATTGAAAAAACTTCTCAAACCGGAATACATAGAAGTTAGAGCAGAATTCAATCCACGTGGGAATGTAGAGACAGTGATAACCATTTCATCTGATGATGAAAAAAAAGGGAGGAGCAAAAGATGA
- a CDS encoding glutathione S-transferase domain-containing protein → MNLVLFKKSTCPYCKKVLNTIEEIGIKDKIKLLDISEDKNKKDLIDLTGDYQVPCLVIDGKPMLESKVIINFLKEKFKKS, encoded by the coding sequence ATGAATCTTGTCTTATTTAAAAAGTCAACTTGTCCCTATTGCAAAAAAGTGCTGAATACAATTGAAGAAATCGGCATAAAAGACAAAATCAAACTCCTTGATATCTCTGAAGACAAAAACAAAAAAGATTTAATTGACCTTACAGGCGATTATCAGGTGCCATGCCTCGTCATTGACGGAAAACCTATGCTTGAATCAAAAGTTATAATAAATTTTCTAAAAGAAAAATTTAAAAAATCTTAA